The following are encoded in a window of Tolypothrix sp. PCC 7712 genomic DNA:
- a CDS encoding plasmid mobilization protein, with translation MTTRNNTVKLKKLITNALVMQKRSLRIDIRLTPKEYEKAQQMAFENDLTISELFRSKTLKNQLPRRVTKVAGQTYWELGKIGNNLNQITKAINTSVLMGEPIVVNRTLLEQLRNMVKQVRREITEIDLIGDLQD, from the coding sequence ATGACTACTCGTAACAATACTGTCAAACTGAAAAAACTAATAACTAATGCACTGGTAATGCAAAAGCGCTCATTAAGGATAGATATTAGATTGACTCCAAAAGAATATGAAAAAGCACAGCAGATGGCATTTGAAAACGATCTCACAATTAGTGAATTGTTTCGTAGCAAGACTCTAAAAAACCAATTGCCCCGGCGTGTCACTAAAGTGGCTGGTCAAACTTACTGGGAGCTAGGTAAAATTGGCAACAATCTCAATCAAATAACTAAAGCAATCAATACTTCAGTACTGATGGGAGAACCGATTGTTGTAAATAGAACATTGTTAGAACAACTTAGGAATATGGTGAAACAAGTGCGACGAGAGATTACTGAAATCGATTTGATCGGCGATTTACAAGATTAA